Below is a window of Gammaproteobacteria bacterium DNA.
CTCGAATGCAGCGACCGCTCGCTTTATACGGGGGTCACCACCGACCTCGAACGGCGCGTCGCGCAGCACAACGGGCTGTTGCAGGGCGGTTCGCGCTATACCCGCAGCCGCCGTCCGGTTGAACTCGTTTATTTTGAGGAACATTCGTCGCGTTCTTCCGCCCAGATGCGGGAGTCGGCCATCAAACGCATGAAGACCTCCGCCAAGCGTGCCCTGTGCCGCTCGCTGTCGTCCTGATCCCTCACGGCCGGGCACGGCAGGCGGGTTTCGGGGTAATCTTGCAGCTACGCCATCCATTTTCGAATCCGCCGTCGTCGAGGTGTGCATGATCAAACTGCAGAGAATCGTGCTGGACATACTCAAGCCGCATCATCCGGGGGCCTTGGAGTTCGCCTCCGCCATGGCGGAGCGTATGCCCGGCTGCCGGGTCATGCTGCGGGTGGATGAGATGGACGAGCGTACCGAAACCCTGCAGGTGGTGATAGAGGGCGAACTCATTTCCTTCAACTCGATTACCGACGCCATCGCCGACCTGGGCGCCTCGCTGCACTCCATCGACGAGGTGGATGTTCTGAACACCGGTTCGGCGGATTCGGATGACTGAACGCCGCTGAGCGAACCTGTTACCCATCCCGCTAGCCATGGGGCCGATCGCGAACATACGTCTCATGCTGCGCATTACGCGCGCAGCCTCCATAGCCCGGCGCTATTTCGTGGTCAACGGCTTCGATGGCGCCCTGACCATGCTGGGCCTGAACATGGGGTTTTACGTCAGCCGCATGCAGGACATCCAGACGGCCATCACCGCCTGCCTGGGCACCGCCATCGCGCTGGCCATGAGCG
It encodes the following:
- a CDS encoding DUF211 domain-containing protein, translated to MIKLQRIVLDILKPHHPGALEFASAMAERMPGCRVMLRVDEMDERTETLQVVIEGELISFNSITDAIADLGASLHSIDEVDVLNTGSADSDD
- a CDS encoding GIY-YIG nuclease family protein, producing LECSDRSLYTGVTTDLERRVAQHNGLLQGGSRYTRSRRPVELVYFEEHSSRSSAQMRESAIKRMKTSAKRALCRSLSS